A region from the Mycolicibacterium litorale genome encodes:
- a CDS encoding iron-siderophore ABC transporter substrate-binding protein translates to MGTAASATLVAALAVALAGCGSTGGEPASSAPMSSVVTSTTSIAGAGVLGNDRRPDESCAPQPAAVDPGPPQREVRHAAGETRVEADPQRIVVLSGDQLDALCALGLQSRIVAAALPDGQGQQPSYLGAVIHDVSAAGTRSDPDLDAIRAADPDLILGSQALTPELFGSLGQIAPTVFTGPAGADWQANLRIVGAATGRFGAAAGLLDGFADAARRTGTDNDAAHWQVSVVQLAEDVVRVFGVDNFAGSVLTEVGLDRPAAQRFTEEPYVEIGTEGSPDYSIADADIVYLSFASPAARDHASEVLDSDAWRALSAAQDSRVYVVNNEVWQTGQGIVAARGILADLRWVNAPIN, encoded by the coding sequence GTGGGGACCGCGGCTTCGGCCACACTCGTCGCGGCGCTGGCGGTGGCCCTGGCCGGGTGTGGATCGACCGGCGGGGAACCCGCCTCGTCGGCGCCCATGTCCTCGGTGGTCACCAGCACCACCAGCATCGCGGGCGCAGGCGTGCTCGGCAACGACCGCAGGCCCGACGAGTCGTGCGCCCCACAGCCGGCGGCCGTCGACCCCGGACCCCCGCAGCGGGAGGTGCGCCACGCCGCCGGGGAGACCCGCGTGGAGGCCGACCCGCAGCGGATCGTGGTGCTCTCCGGGGATCAACTCGACGCGCTGTGCGCGCTCGGCCTGCAGTCACGCATCGTGGCCGCCGCGCTTCCCGACGGCCAGGGCCAACAGCCCTCGTATCTCGGCGCGGTGATCCACGACGTCTCGGCGGCCGGGACCCGCTCGGACCCCGATCTCGACGCGATCCGCGCGGCGGACCCCGACCTGATCCTCGGTTCGCAGGCGCTCACCCCCGAACTGTTCGGCTCCCTGGGGCAGATCGCGCCGACGGTGTTCACCGGTCCGGCCGGGGCCGACTGGCAGGCGAACCTGCGCATCGTCGGCGCGGCCACCGGCCGGTTCGGCGCCGCGGCCGGGCTGCTCGACGGATTCGCCGACGCCGCCCGCAGGACCGGGACCGACAACGACGCCGCCCACTGGCAGGTCTCGGTCGTCCAACTCGCCGAGGACGTGGTCCGGGTGTTCGGAGTCGACAACTTCGCGGGCAGCGTGCTGACCGAGGTGGGTCTGGACCGACCGGCCGCCCAGCGCTTCACCGAAGAGCCCTACGTGGAGATCGGCACGGAGGGGTCACCGGACTATTCGATCGCCGACGCCGACATCGTGTACTTGTCGTTCGCCTCGCCGGCCGCGCGGGACCACGCGTCGGAGGTGCTCGACAGCGACGCCTGGCGGGCGCTGTCGGCGGCACAGGACAGCCGGGTGTACGTCGTGAACAACGAGGTGTGGCAGACCGGTCAGGGCATCGTGGCCGCCCGAGGGATCCTGGCCGACCTGCGCTGGGTCAACGCACCGATCAACTAG
- the ctaD gene encoding cytochrome c oxidase subunit I — MVAEAPPIGELEARRPFPERLGPKGNLFYKVITTTDHKLIGIMYCVACFAFFLIGGLMALFMRTELAVPGLQFLSNEQYNQLFTMHGTVMLLFYATPIVFGFANLVLPLQIGAPDVAFPRLNAFSFWLFLFGALIALAGFITPGGAADFGWTAYSPLTDAIHSPGAGGDLWIMGLAVGGLGTILGGVNMITTVVCMRAPGMTMFRMPIFTWNILVTSILVLMAFPLLTAALFGLAADRHLGAHIYDPANGGVLLWQHLFWFFGHPEVYIIALPFFGIVSEIFPVFSRKPIFGYTTLIYATIAIAALSVAVWAHHMYATGAVLLPFFSFMTFLIAVPTGIKFFNWIGTMWKGQLTFETPMLFSVGFLLTFLLGGLSGVLLASPPLDFHVTDSYFVIAHFHYVLFGTIVFATYAGIYFWFPKMTGRLLDERLGKLHFWLTFIGFHTTFLVQHWVGDEGMPRRYADYLPSDGFTTLNIVSTIGAFILGISTLPFLWNIFRSWRYGEPVTVDDPWGYGNSLEWATSCPPPRHNFTELPRIRSERPAFELHYPHMVERMRAEAHVGRDHHADEPKPIDASS, encoded by the coding sequence TTGGTAGCGGAAGCGCCCCCAATCGGAGAACTCGAGGCACGTCGTCCGTTCCCGGAGCGCCTCGGGCCCAAGGGCAACCTGTTCTACAAGGTCATCACGACCACCGATCACAAGCTGATCGGCATCATGTACTGCGTCGCCTGCTTCGCGTTCTTCCTGATCGGCGGGCTGATGGCGCTGTTCATGCGCACCGAGCTCGCGGTCCCCGGGCTGCAGTTCCTGTCCAATGAGCAGTACAACCAGCTGTTCACCATGCACGGCACGGTGATGCTGCTGTTCTACGCGACCCCGATCGTGTTCGGGTTCGCCAACCTGGTGCTGCCGCTGCAGATCGGCGCCCCCGACGTCGCGTTCCCCCGGCTCAACGCGTTCTCGTTCTGGCTGTTCCTGTTCGGTGCGCTGATCGCGCTGGCCGGGTTCATCACCCCGGGTGGGGCGGCGGACTTCGGTTGGACCGCGTATTCGCCGTTGACCGACGCGATCCACTCACCCGGTGCCGGTGGTGACCTGTGGATCATGGGCCTGGCCGTCGGCGGTCTGGGCACCATCCTCGGCGGGGTCAACATGATCACCACCGTGGTCTGCATGCGCGCGCCCGGGATGACGATGTTCCGGATGCCGATCTTCACCTGGAACATCCTGGTGACCTCGATCCTGGTGCTGATGGCGTTCCCGCTGCTGACCGCGGCGCTGTTCGGGCTGGCGGCCGACCGCCACCTGGGTGCGCACATCTACGACCCGGCCAACGGCGGTGTGCTGTTGTGGCAGCACCTGTTCTGGTTCTTCGGCCACCCCGAGGTCTACATCATCGCGCTGCCGTTCTTCGGCATCGTCAGCGAGATCTTCCCGGTGTTCTCCCGCAAGCCGATCTTCGGCTACACCACGCTGATCTACGCGACGATCGCGATCGCGGCGCTGTCGGTCGCGGTGTGGGCGCACCACATGTACGCGACTGGAGCCGTTCTCCTTCCCTTCTTCAGTTTCATGACGTTCCTGATCGCGGTGCCGACGGGCATCAAGTTCTTCAACTGGATCGGCACGATGTGGAAGGGCCAGTTGACGTTCGAGACCCCGATGCTGTTCTCGGTGGGCTTCCTGCTGACCTTCCTCCTGGGCGGTCTGTCGGGTGTGCTGCTGGCCAGCCCGCCGCTGGACTTCCACGTGACCGACAGCTACTTCGTCATCGCGCACTTCCACTACGTGCTGTTCGGCACCATCGTGTTCGCCACCTACGCCGGGATCTACTTCTGGTTCCCGAAGATGACCGGGCGTCTGCTCGACGAGCGGCTGGGCAAGCTGCACTTCTGGCTGACCTTCATCGGTTTCCACACCACGTTCCTGGTGCAGCACTGGGTCGGTGACGAGGGCATGCCGCGGCGCTACGCCGACTACCTGCCGTCGGACGGGTTCACCACGCTGAACATCGTCTCCACCATCGGTGCGTTCATCCTGGGCATCTCGACGCTGCCGTTCCTGTGGAACATCTTCCGCAGCTGGCGTTACGGCGAGCCGGTCACCGTCGACGATCCGTGGGGTTACGGCAACTCGCTGGAGTGGGCGACCAGCTGCCCGCCGCCGAGGCACAACTTCACCGAGCTGCCCCGCATCCGGTCCGAGCGTCCGGCGTTCGAGCTGCACTATCCGCACATGGTCGAGCGGATGCGGGCCGAGGCCCACGTCGGCCGCGACCACCATGCGGACGAGCCCAAGCCGATCGACGCGTCCAGCTGA
- the serB gene encoding phosphoserine phosphatase SerB — MASPVGSSRERSSLLITVTGLDQPGVTSALFEVLSRHRVELLNVEQVVIRGRLTLGVLVAATPEVADGDELRADVEEAIRAVGLDVTIERSADTPVMREPSTHTIVVLGRPITAEAFGVVAREVAALGVNIDTIRGVSDYPVTGLELRVSVPAGGAYGQLQKALAKVAVDEGVDIALEHYSLARRAKRLIVFDVDSTLIQGEVIEMLAARAGAEAAVAEVTEAAMRGELDFAESLHRRVATLAGLPASVLDDVAEQIELTAGARTTLRTLRRLGFHCGIVSGGFRQVIEPLAHELMMDFVAANELEIVDGKLTGRVVGEVIDRPGKAKALRNFAQQAGVPMEQTVAVGDGANDIDMLSAAGLGVAFNAKPALREVADASLSHPYLDTVLFILGVTRGEIEAADAVDGLVRRVEIPEN, encoded by the coding sequence GTGGCCTCGCCTGTCGGCTCTTCGCGCGAGCGCTCATCGCTGCTGATCACCGTCACCGGACTCGACCAGCCCGGTGTGACGTCGGCACTGTTCGAGGTGCTGTCCCGCCACCGCGTCGAACTGCTCAACGTTGAACAGGTGGTGATCCGGGGCCGCCTCACGCTGGGCGTGCTGGTGGCGGCGACACCCGAGGTGGCCGACGGTGACGAGCTGCGGGCGGACGTCGAGGAGGCCATTCGCGCCGTCGGCCTCGACGTGACGATCGAGCGCAGCGCCGACACCCCGGTCATGCGGGAGCCCTCCACGCACACGATCGTGGTGCTCGGCCGCCCCATCACCGCCGAGGCGTTCGGAGTGGTCGCCAGGGAGGTCGCCGCACTCGGTGTGAACATCGACACCATCCGTGGTGTCTCCGACTACCCGGTCACCGGTCTGGAGCTGCGGGTGTCGGTCCCGGCCGGCGGTGCGTACGGACAGCTGCAGAAGGCGCTGGCGAAGGTGGCGGTCGACGAGGGCGTCGACATCGCGCTGGAGCACTACAGCCTCGCCAGACGTGCCAAGCGGCTCATCGTGTTCGACGTCGACTCGACCCTGATCCAGGGTGAGGTGATCGAGATGCTGGCCGCGCGCGCCGGCGCGGAGGCCGCGGTCGCCGAGGTCACCGAGGCCGCCATGCGCGGTGAACTGGACTTCGCCGAATCCCTGCACCGCCGCGTCGCGACGCTCGCCGGGCTGCCCGCCTCCGTGCTCGACGACGTCGCCGAGCAGATCGAGCTGACCGCGGGCGCCCGCACGACGCTGCGCACGTTGCGCCGGCTCGGTTTCCACTGCGGCATCGTCTCGGGCGGTTTCCGGCAGGTGATCGAACCGCTGGCCCACGAGCTGATGATGGACTTCGTCGCGGCCAACGAACTCGAGATCGTCGACGGCAAGCTGACCGGCCGGGTCGTCGGCGAGGTGATCGACCGGCCGGGTAAGGCCAAGGCGCTGCGTAACTTCGCGCAACAGGCCGGCGTGCCCATGGAACAGACCGTCGCGGTCGGTGACGGCGCCAACGACATCGACATGCTGTCGGCCGCCGGGTTGGGGGTGGCGTTCAACGCCAAACCCGCGCTGCGCGAGGTCGCCGACGCCTCACTGAGCCATCCGTACCTGGACACGGTGTTGTTCATCCTGGGCGTGACCCGCGGCGAGATCGAGGCCGCCGATGCGGTCGACGGACTGGTGCGCCGCGTCGAGATCCCCGAGAACTGA
- a CDS encoding PLP-dependent aminotransferase family protein gives MTLEMPARVLDVERLARELGNWRTASSSGPVYQGLADGIRMLIVDGRLPVGARLPSERALAEALRVSRTTVTAAYAQLRENGYLLARRGARSTTALPVTPSAPATPVAPRGAVNLANAALAAPAPAVLAALTSATQQMTPYLHGIGIELSGVPSLRQAVAERYCARGLPTEPDDIMITTGALHAIGLILATYTQPGDRVLVEQPTYHGALAAVTTAGARPVPVALAEDGWDLGALHNAIRQLAPSLAYLVPDNHNPTGLTMPQTQREELAGLIADTRTRTIVDETMTEVWLDEPVPPPVATAMTRRPDLLLTTGSMSKSFWGGLRIGWIRADRSTLASIAALRPSIDMGTPILEQLAAAELLRIADEVLPDRRDILRSRRALMLSLLDEHLPDWQPCPGGGGLALWVRLPTPMSSALSAAASRMGLDVPPGPRFGVDGSLERFIRIPYTLPPDQMGEAVELLAQAWHAVSGATGIAQRSVVV, from the coding sequence ATGACACTGGAGATGCCGGCCAGAGTGCTGGACGTCGAGAGACTGGCACGTGAGTTGGGGAACTGGCGCACGGCCAGTTCGAGCGGTCCGGTGTATCAGGGGCTGGCCGACGGGATTCGCATGCTCATCGTCGACGGGCGGTTGCCGGTCGGCGCCCGCCTGCCCAGCGAGCGCGCGTTGGCCGAGGCGCTGCGGGTGTCCCGGACGACGGTCACCGCCGCCTACGCCCAACTCCGCGAGAACGGCTATCTGCTCGCACGCCGCGGCGCCCGAAGCACCACCGCGCTGCCGGTCACCCCGAGCGCACCGGCGACGCCCGTCGCGCCCCGTGGTGCGGTCAACCTGGCCAATGCCGCGCTGGCCGCACCCGCCCCGGCGGTGCTGGCCGCGCTCACCAGCGCGACCCAGCAGATGACGCCCTACCTGCACGGCATCGGCATCGAACTCTCCGGGGTGCCGTCGTTGCGCCAGGCCGTCGCCGAAAGGTACTGCGCGCGTGGGCTTCCCACCGAACCCGACGACATCATGATCACCACGGGGGCACTGCACGCCATCGGGCTGATCCTCGCCACCTACACCCAGCCCGGTGACCGCGTCCTGGTCGAACAACCCACGTACCACGGGGCGCTCGCCGCGGTGACGACCGCGGGCGCGCGCCCGGTGCCGGTGGCGCTCGCCGAGGACGGCTGGGACCTCGGGGCGCTGCACAACGCGATCCGGCAGCTCGCTCCCAGCCTCGCCTACCTGGTTCCGGACAACCACAACCCGACGGGACTGACGATGCCGCAGACCCAGCGGGAGGAACTGGCCGGGCTCATCGCCGACACCCGCACCCGCACCATCGTCGACGAGACGATGACGGAGGTGTGGCTGGACGAACCGGTCCCCCCGCCGGTCGCGACGGCGATGACCCGGCGACCCGATCTGCTGCTCACGACCGGATCCATGTCGAAGTCGTTCTGGGGAGGGTTGCGGATCGGATGGATCCGCGCCGACCGCTCGACGCTGGCGTCGATCGCGGCGCTGCGGCCGTCGATCGACATGGGCACCCCGATCCTCGAACAGCTCGCCGCCGCGGAGCTACTCCGCATCGCCGACGAGGTGCTGCCGGACCGGCGCGACATCCTGCGCAGCCGCCGCGCGCTGATGCTGTCGCTGCTCGACGAACACCTCCCCGACTGGCAGCCGTGTCCGGGGGGCGGCGGATTGGCACTGTGGGTGCGGCTGCCCACCCCGATGAGTTCGGCGCTGTCGGCGGCGGCCTCACGCATGGGGCTCGACGTCCCGCCGGGACCCCGGTTCGGTGTGGACGGCTCGCTGGAGCGGTTCATCCGGATCCCGTACACCCTGCCGCCGGATCAGATGGGCGAGGCCGTCGAACTGCTCGCGCAGGCGTGGCATGCGGTCAGCGGTGCGACGGGGATCGCCCAGCGTTCCGTCGTGGTGTAG
- a CDS encoding YczE/YyaS/YitT family protein, with protein MRRASARVAVLLVGLGLYGFSMAVMVRAGLGLDPWDVFHQGLARHTGMTIGIATAVVGVAVLLAWIPLRNRPGVGTVANVVVIAATVDASLALLPTPSGLPTQVAWMSGAVVLNALATVLYIGAGLGPGPRDGLMTGLVRRTGRSVRLVRALIEATVLAAGWLLGGTVGIGTVVYAFGIGPLVQLFMRMSDWGVLGRAERDRRHRKQRGDPQVAAPAGYGTMVGCPKKTQPTVPPTRTC; from the coding sequence GTGCGGCGGGCATCCGCGCGCGTCGCGGTGCTGCTCGTCGGACTCGGCCTCTACGGCTTCTCCATGGCCGTCATGGTGCGCGCCGGCCTCGGGCTCGACCCGTGGGACGTGTTCCACCAGGGCCTCGCGCGGCACACCGGGATGACGATCGGCATCGCCACCGCGGTGGTCGGGGTCGCGGTACTGCTGGCCTGGATTCCGCTGCGCAACCGGCCCGGCGTCGGCACGGTCGCCAACGTGGTGGTGATCGCGGCGACCGTCGACGCGAGTCTGGCGCTGCTCCCCACGCCGTCGGGGTTGCCGACGCAAGTGGCGTGGATGTCCGGCGCGGTGGTGCTCAACGCGCTGGCCACCGTGCTCTACATCGGCGCCGGACTCGGCCCGGGCCCCCGAGACGGTCTGATGACCGGGCTGGTGCGGCGTACGGGCCGATCGGTACGGCTGGTGCGCGCCTTGATCGAGGCGACGGTGCTCGCCGCCGGATGGCTGCTGGGTGGAACGGTCGGCATCGGCACGGTGGTCTACGCCTTCGGGATCGGCCCGCTGGTGCAGCTGTTCATGCGGATGAGCGATTGGGGTGTCCTCGGCCGCGCCGAGCGCGATCGGCGACACCGAAAACAACGGGGTGACCCGCAGGTTGCGGCACCCGCCGGGTACGGCACGATGGTCGGGTGCCCGAAGAAGACGCAGCCGACGGTGCCACCGACGAGGACCTGCTGA
- a CDS encoding ABC transporter ATP-binding protein has product MPEEDAADGATDEDLLIDFAEVSLRRGGRTLVGPLTWAVELDERWVVIGPNGAGKTSLLRIAAAMEYPSSGTAYVLGERLGRTDMAELRSRVGLSSSALSQRIPPGEVVRDLVVSAGYAVLGRWRERYDDVDYAQAVDMLESVGAEHLAERVYDTLSEGERKRVLIARSLMTDPELLLLDEPAAGLDLGGREELVARLADLAADPDAPAMVLVTHHVEEIPQGFSHCLILSEGEVVDSGLLNDVLTAENLSKAFGQQIALEVIDGRYFARRARTRAAHRRRS; this is encoded by the coding sequence GTGCCCGAAGAAGACGCAGCCGACGGTGCCACCGACGAGGACCTGCTGATCGACTTCGCCGAAGTCAGCCTGCGCCGCGGCGGCCGGACGCTGGTCGGCCCGCTGACGTGGGCGGTCGAACTCGACGAGCGCTGGGTGGTGATCGGACCCAACGGCGCCGGGAAGACGTCGCTGCTGCGTATCGCCGCGGCGATGGAGTACCCGTCGTCCGGCACCGCCTACGTGCTGGGGGAACGGCTCGGCCGCACCGACATGGCGGAATTGCGTTCGCGGGTCGGCCTGTCCAGTTCGGCTCTGTCGCAACGGATTCCGCCTGGCGAGGTGGTTCGCGACCTGGTGGTGTCCGCCGGCTACGCCGTGCTGGGCCGGTGGCGGGAGCGCTACGACGACGTCGACTACGCGCAGGCCGTCGACATGCTGGAGAGCGTCGGTGCCGAGCACCTGGCCGAACGCGTCTATGACACCCTGTCCGAGGGTGAGCGCAAACGAGTGCTGATCGCGCGCTCCCTGATGACCGATCCGGAACTGCTCCTGCTCGACGAACCGGCCGCCGGCCTCGACCTCGGCGGACGCGAGGAACTCGTGGCACGCCTGGCCGACCTCGCCGCCGACCCGGACGCCCCCGCGATGGTGCTCGTCACCCACCACGTCGAGGAGATCCCGCAGGGTTTCAGCCACTGCCTGATCCTCTCGGAGGGCGAGGTCGTCGACTCCGGCCTGCTCAACGACGTGCTGACCGCCGAGAACCTGTCCAAGGCCTTCGGTCAGCAGATCGCCCTCGAGGTCATCGACGGCCGCTACTTCGCCCGACGCGCCCGCACCCGTGCCGCCCACAGGAGACGTTCATGA